The following coding sequences lie in one Apostichopus japonicus isolate 1M-3 chromosome 13, ASM3797524v1, whole genome shotgun sequence genomic window:
- the LOC139978921 gene encoding uncharacterized protein isoform X2, translating to MHTVALSIMNSTTAIPPVVPGDDSPKDPPNPRNDSSAITVAAPAASLILVLVAIVVWFFLVRLQLRKNAKKGRRRLYNSSLREGQNGSKGSRLSTHSSPYGTPRSHRKSGGSPKEKHRSCTCAHHEEEMREVCTCGVPHNPPKPHKHSKPTANGISTVCSGNSPFCPHSTKMKHHADIHSGASSLSFELNELSPLSEQNTMVTLEPRGRANTGDYTTLTKPTKKKKNCDDMSMVLRRSAMGYPWPNCACHPLNGFERKPCSCALKHPLSHTKRGAREAGLYFSAPSLVQKQMHSPC from the exons ATGCATACAGTGGCTCTATCAATTATGAATTCCACAACAGCTATACCACCAGTCGTGCCTGGAGACGATAGCCCCAAGGACCCCCCCAACCCGAGAAACGATAGTAGTGCCATCACCGTCGCTGCCCCTGCAGCCAGCCTTATACTGGTGTTAGTCGCTATTGTTGTCTGGTTCTTCCTTGTAAGATTACA ATTACGGAAAAATGCCAAGAAAGGCCGAAGAAGGCTGTACAATAGCAGCCTCAGAGAGGGCCAGAATGGATCGAAGGGATCTCGATTATCCACGCACAGTTCCCCCTATGGTACCCCCCGCAGTCACAGAAAATCTGGCGGTTCCCCAAAGGAGAAGCATCGTTCCTGTACCTGTGCACACCACGAGGAGGAGATGAGAGAGGTCTGTACGTGTGGAGTGCCTCACAACCCTCCGAAACCTCACAAGCATTCAAAGCCGACCGCAAACGGAATCAGCACCGTCTGTTCGGGGAACTCGCCTTTCTGTCCACATTCCACCAAGATGAAACACCACGCTGACATCCACTCGGGGGCATCTTCCCTGTCCTTTGAGTTGAACGAACTTAGCCCTCTCTCAGAGCAAAACACTATGGTCACTTTAGAACCGAGGGGTAGAGCAAATACGGGGGACTATACCACCTTAACAAAGCCTacgaagaaaaagaagaactgCGACGATATGAGTATGGTTCTGAGGAGATCTGCGATGGGTTATCCGTGGCCGAACTGTGCCTGTCACCCTCTGAATGGCTTTGAACGTAAACCCTGCAGTTGTGCTTTAAAGCATCCCCTGTCTCACACCAAGAGGGGCGCAAGAGAGGCGGGACTCTACTTCAGTGCTCCCTCGCTAGTTCAAAAGCAAATGCACAGCCCTTGCTGA
- the LOC139978921 gene encoding uncharacterized protein isoform X1 — protein MMSSLADSHSIFTSSLVIICARQEHEAVVMHTVALSIMNSTTAIPPVVPGDDSPKDPPNPRNDSSAITVAAPAASLILVLVAIVVWFFLVRLQLRKNAKKGRRRLYNSSLREGQNGSKGSRLSTHSSPYGTPRSHRKSGGSPKEKHRSCTCAHHEEEMREVCTCGVPHNPPKPHKHSKPTANGISTVCSGNSPFCPHSTKMKHHADIHSGASSLSFELNELSPLSEQNTMVTLEPRGRANTGDYTTLTKPTKKKKNCDDMSMVLRRSAMGYPWPNCACHPLNGFERKPCSCALKHPLSHTKRGAREAGLYFSAPSLVQKQMHSPC, from the exons aAGCAGTAGTTATGCATACAGTGGCTCTATCAATTATGAATTCCACAACAGCTATACCACCAGTCGTGCCTGGAGACGATAGCCCCAAGGACCCCCCCAACCCGAGAAACGATAGTAGTGCCATCACCGTCGCTGCCCCTGCAGCCAGCCTTATACTGGTGTTAGTCGCTATTGTTGTCTGGTTCTTCCTTGTAAGATTACA ATTACGGAAAAATGCCAAGAAAGGCCGAAGAAGGCTGTACAATAGCAGCCTCAGAGAGGGCCAGAATGGATCGAAGGGATCTCGATTATCCACGCACAGTTCCCCCTATGGTACCCCCCGCAGTCACAGAAAATCTGGCGGTTCCCCAAAGGAGAAGCATCGTTCCTGTACCTGTGCACACCACGAGGAGGAGATGAGAGAGGTCTGTACGTGTGGAGTGCCTCACAACCCTCCGAAACCTCACAAGCATTCAAAGCCGACCGCAAACGGAATCAGCACCGTCTGTTCGGGGAACTCGCCTTTCTGTCCACATTCCACCAAGATGAAACACCACGCTGACATCCACTCGGGGGCATCTTCCCTGTCCTTTGAGTTGAACGAACTTAGCCCTCTCTCAGAGCAAAACACTATGGTCACTTTAGAACCGAGGGGTAGAGCAAATACGGGGGACTATACCACCTTAACAAAGCCTacgaagaaaaagaagaactgCGACGATATGAGTATGGTTCTGAGGAGATCTGCGATGGGTTATCCGTGGCCGAACTGTGCCTGTCACCCTCTGAATGGCTTTGAACGTAAACCCTGCAGTTGTGCTTTAAAGCATCCCCTGTCTCACACCAAGAGGGGCGCAAGAGAGGCGGGACTCTACTTCAGTGCTCCCTCGCTAGTTCAAAAGCAAATGCACAGCCCTTGCTGA